From Coffea arabica cultivar ET-39 chromosome 9c, Coffea Arabica ET-39 HiFi, whole genome shotgun sequence, one genomic window encodes:
- the LOC113707689 gene encoding ABC transporter G family member 23-like isoform X2 has translation MASCFQPQGLNVEEDSAILFSTSDSPGGLSSISTRCSSSSFHHSPPTDPSKQSYELSSEILAVVGPSGTGKSSLLRVISGRVRNKDFKPKSVFINGYAITNTTQLRKICGFVAQDDDLLPLLTVKETLMFSADFRLKEMSTREKEERVDGLMVELGLVHVADGFVGDEENRGISGGERKRVSIGVELIHDPSILLLDEPTSGLDSTSALQVIDLLSSMAKSKQRTILLSIHQPSYRMFEYISNFLILSGGTVVHNGSLESLEETINRLGFQIPVQLNALEFSMEIMNALEESCSETTDDLLINSEDEMWRKDVGRGQFQPPVDQYGVKGGFFIRNMYEIKVLCSRFLKIIYRTKQLLLARTMQAVVGGFGLGTVYLKVRNDAGGVAERLGLFAFSLSFLLSSTVEALPIYLQERRVLMKEASRGAYKVSSYMIANTLIFLPFLFLVAILFSVPVYWLVGLNPSISAFAFFVFMVWLIVLMASSLVLFLSAISPDFISGNSLICTVLGAFFLFSGYFIPKECIPKYWLFMYYVSLYRYPLDSLLTNEYWSLRSECFSWSNATEDYSTKCVLTGNDVLKGRGLERDTRWINVGIMLGFFVFYRVLCWVILARKVAKTTI, from the exons ATGGCGTCATGCTTCCAACCGCAAGGACTAAACGTGGAAGAAGATTCAGCCATACTATTCTCCACTTCTGATTCACCAGGAGGATTATCATCCATCAGCACTCGATGTTCTTCTTCATCATTCCATCATTCACCACCAACAGATCCATCCAAACAATCCTATGAACTCAG CTCTGAGATATTAGCAGTTGTTGGACCAAGTGGCACTGGTAAGTCTTCCCTTCTTCGAGTCATCTCAGGGAGGGTCAGGAACAAGGATTTCAAACCAAAAAGTGTGTTTATTAATGGCTATGCGATTACTAACACAACTCAGCTGAGGAAAATATGCGGTTTTGTGGCTCAAGATGATGATCTGCTGCCTCTTCTTACTGTCAAGGAGACACTGATGTTTAGTGCTGATTTTCGACTCAAGGAAATGAGTAcgagagaaaaggaagagagagTTGATGGATTGATGGTGGAACTTGGACTTGTTCATGTTGCTGATGGATTTGTAGGAGATGAAGAGAACCGTGGGATATCAGGCGGAGAAAGAAAGCGAGTCTCAATTGGAGTTGAATTGATTCATGATCCATCAATTTTACTGCTTGATGAGCCAACTTCAGGACTGGATAGCACTTCAGCACTTCAGGTGATCGATCTGCTTTCGTCTATGGCAAAATCAAAGCAGAGAACTATACTTTTGTCCATCCACCAGCCTAGTTATCGAATGTTTGAGTATATATCGAATTTCTTGATCCTTTCTGGTGGAACTGTTGTCCATAATGGTTCGCTAGAATCACTTGAGGAGACTATAAACAGATTGGGATTTCAAATTCCTGTGCAGTTAAATGCACTTGAATTTTCCATGGAGATCATGAATGCACTTGAGGAATCATGCTCTGAAACTACTGATGATCTCTTGATTAATTCAGAGGATGAAATGTGGCGAAAAGATGTTGGTAGAGGTCAATTTCAACCTCCTGTTGATCAATATGGAGTAAAAGGCGGATTTTTTATCAGAAACATGTATGAAATTAAGGTACTCTGCTCTCGATTTTTGAAGATAATTTACAGAACAAAGCAGCTGTTACTTGCGAGAACTATGCAAGCTGTTGTTGGAGGATTTGGGTTGGGAACTGTATATCTAAAAGTGCGGAACGATGCAGGAGGAGTCGCAGAAAGGTTAGGCCTATTTGCTTTTAGTCTtagctttcttctttcttccacaGTTGAAGCACTTCCCATATATCTTCAAGAAAGACGAGTCCTGATGAAAGAAGCTTCAAGAGGTGCCTACAAAGTTTCTTCTTACATGATCGCAAACACACTTATCTTCCTTCCCTTTCTATTCCTCGTCGCGATTCTCTTCTCAGTTCCTGTATACTGGCTCGTGGGGCTTAACCCTTCAATTTCTGCTTTTGCATTCTTCGTTTTCATGGTTTGGCTCATTGTTCTGATGGCTAGCTCCTTGGTTCTCTTCCTTAGTGCCATTTCTCCAGACTTCATCTCAGGGAACTCTCTGATTTGTACAGTTCTTGgtgcttttttcttgttctCTGGCTACTTCATCCCAAAAGAGTGCATTCCAAAGTATTGGCTCTTCATGTACTATGTTTCCTTATACAGATATCCTCTGGATTCCCTTCTTACGAATGAATATTGGAGCTTGAGAAGTGAATGTTTTTCTTGGAGCAATGCTACTGAAGATTACAGTACCAAATGTGTACTTACAGGAAATGATGTTTTGAAAGGCAGAGGACTTGAGAGGGATACAAGGTGGATCAATGTTGGGATCATGTTAGGCTTCTTTGTATTTTATAGAGTGCTTTGTTGGGTAATTCTTGCAAGAAAGGTTGCAAAGACCACAATATGA
- the LOC113707689 gene encoding ABC transporter G family member 23-like isoform X1, with translation MASCFQPQGLNVEEDSAILFSTSDSPGGLSSISTRCSSSSFHHSPPTDPSKQSYELRLRKLSYTIYENGSFFFGKMKKTKPISILKSVSFTARSSEILAVVGPSGTGKSSLLRVISGRVRNKDFKPKSVFINGYAITNTTQLRKICGFVAQDDDLLPLLTVKETLMFSADFRLKEMSTREKEERVDGLMVELGLVHVADGFVGDEENRGISGGERKRVSIGVELIHDPSILLLDEPTSGLDSTSALQVIDLLSSMAKSKQRTILLSIHQPSYRMFEYISNFLILSGGTVVHNGSLESLEETINRLGFQIPVQLNALEFSMEIMNALEESCSETTDDLLINSEDEMWRKDVGRGQFQPPVDQYGVKGGFFIRNMYEIKVLCSRFLKIIYRTKQLLLARTMQAVVGGFGLGTVYLKVRNDAGGVAERLGLFAFSLSFLLSSTVEALPIYLQERRVLMKEASRGAYKVSSYMIANTLIFLPFLFLVAILFSVPVYWLVGLNPSISAFAFFVFMVWLIVLMASSLVLFLSAISPDFISGNSLICTVLGAFFLFSGYFIPKECIPKYWLFMYYVSLYRYPLDSLLTNEYWSLRSECFSWSNATEDYSTKCVLTGNDVLKGRGLERDTRWINVGIMLGFFVFYRVLCWVILARKVAKTTI, from the coding sequence ATGGCGTCATGCTTCCAACCGCAAGGACTAAACGTGGAAGAAGATTCAGCCATACTATTCTCCACTTCTGATTCACCAGGAGGATTATCATCCATCAGCACTCGATGTTCTTCTTCATCATTCCATCATTCACCACCAACAGATCCATCCAAACAATCCTATGAACTCAGGTtaaggaaactttcctatactATTTACGAAAATGGGTCttttttctttggaaaaatgaagaaaactaAGCCCATTAGTATTCTGAAATCAGTCTCTTTCACTGCAAGAAGCTCTGAGATATTAGCAGTTGTTGGACCAAGTGGCACTGGTAAGTCTTCCCTTCTTCGAGTCATCTCAGGGAGGGTCAGGAACAAGGATTTCAAACCAAAAAGTGTGTTTATTAATGGCTATGCGATTACTAACACAACTCAGCTGAGGAAAATATGCGGTTTTGTGGCTCAAGATGATGATCTGCTGCCTCTTCTTACTGTCAAGGAGACACTGATGTTTAGTGCTGATTTTCGACTCAAGGAAATGAGTAcgagagaaaaggaagagagagTTGATGGATTGATGGTGGAACTTGGACTTGTTCATGTTGCTGATGGATTTGTAGGAGATGAAGAGAACCGTGGGATATCAGGCGGAGAAAGAAAGCGAGTCTCAATTGGAGTTGAATTGATTCATGATCCATCAATTTTACTGCTTGATGAGCCAACTTCAGGACTGGATAGCACTTCAGCACTTCAGGTGATCGATCTGCTTTCGTCTATGGCAAAATCAAAGCAGAGAACTATACTTTTGTCCATCCACCAGCCTAGTTATCGAATGTTTGAGTATATATCGAATTTCTTGATCCTTTCTGGTGGAACTGTTGTCCATAATGGTTCGCTAGAATCACTTGAGGAGACTATAAACAGATTGGGATTTCAAATTCCTGTGCAGTTAAATGCACTTGAATTTTCCATGGAGATCATGAATGCACTTGAGGAATCATGCTCTGAAACTACTGATGATCTCTTGATTAATTCAGAGGATGAAATGTGGCGAAAAGATGTTGGTAGAGGTCAATTTCAACCTCCTGTTGATCAATATGGAGTAAAAGGCGGATTTTTTATCAGAAACATGTATGAAATTAAGGTACTCTGCTCTCGATTTTTGAAGATAATTTACAGAACAAAGCAGCTGTTACTTGCGAGAACTATGCAAGCTGTTGTTGGAGGATTTGGGTTGGGAACTGTATATCTAAAAGTGCGGAACGATGCAGGAGGAGTCGCAGAAAGGTTAGGCCTATTTGCTTTTAGTCTtagctttcttctttcttccacaGTTGAAGCACTTCCCATATATCTTCAAGAAAGACGAGTCCTGATGAAAGAAGCTTCAAGAGGTGCCTACAAAGTTTCTTCTTACATGATCGCAAACACACTTATCTTCCTTCCCTTTCTATTCCTCGTCGCGATTCTCTTCTCAGTTCCTGTATACTGGCTCGTGGGGCTTAACCCTTCAATTTCTGCTTTTGCATTCTTCGTTTTCATGGTTTGGCTCATTGTTCTGATGGCTAGCTCCTTGGTTCTCTTCCTTAGTGCCATTTCTCCAGACTTCATCTCAGGGAACTCTCTGATTTGTACAGTTCTTGgtgcttttttcttgttctCTGGCTACTTCATCCCAAAAGAGTGCATTCCAAAGTATTGGCTCTTCATGTACTATGTTTCCTTATACAGATATCCTCTGGATTCCCTTCTTACGAATGAATATTGGAGCTTGAGAAGTGAATGTTTTTCTTGGAGCAATGCTACTGAAGATTACAGTACCAAATGTGTACTTACAGGAAATGATGTTTTGAAAGGCAGAGGACTTGAGAGGGATACAAGGTGGATCAATGTTGGGATCATGTTAGGCTTCTTTGTATTTTATAGAGTGCTTTGTTGGGTAATTCTTGCAAGAAAGGTTGCAAAGACCACAATATGA